A stretch of Gossypium hirsutum isolate 1008001.06 chromosome A06, Gossypium_hirsutum_v2.1, whole genome shotgun sequence DNA encodes these proteins:
- the LOC107963371 gene encoding uncharacterized protein, whose amino-acid sequence MHRKKDGTPMTSEAAEIMEKLKDKKAEYEATASTDSSVNFEDIDNRIINEVLGPERYGRVRFQGSGVNSTQYFGSTLHQYMSSGSQSQAEVQRLKDQIVQIQASTDEQISQLRVEATTREAEAAAREAEQNRKYSELQLQLQSMMTMFQQFQNPPS is encoded by the exons ATGCACAGGAAAAAAGATGGAACTCCGATGACATCTgaggctgcagaaattatg gagaaactaaaagataagaaggcagagtatgaagcgactgcttcgactgatagttctgttaattttgaggatattgataacagaattattaatgaagttttgggtcctgaaaggtatggtcgggttagatttcaaggatctggtgttaactcgacccaatattttggatccacctTGCACCAATACATGTCTTCCGGGAGTCAAAGTCAAGCTGAAGTTCAAAGGCTAAAAGATCAGATAGTTCAGATACAAGCTAGCACAGATGAGCAAATTTCTCAACTCAGAGTGGAGGCAACAACAAGGGAGgcggaggcagcagcgagggaggcagaGCAGAACAGAAAATACAGtgaactccagctacagcttcagtcTATGATGACTATGTTCCAGCAATTTCaaaatccgccatcttag